One part of the Helicoverpa armigera isolate CAAS_96S chromosome 3, ASM3070526v1, whole genome shotgun sequence genome encodes these proteins:
- the LOC110378535 gene encoding probable dimethyladenosine transferase — protein sequence MPKVKAEKKSRVHNEIAKQGIQFNKDFGQHILKNPLIITSMLDKAGLRPTDVALEIGPGTGNMTVKLLDRVKKVVACEIDTRLVAELQKRVQGTPYQAKLQILVGDVLKTELPFFDICVANVPYQISSPLVFKLLLHRPFFRCAVLMFQKEFAQRLVAKPGDKLYCRLSINTQLLARVDMLMKVGKNNFRPPPKVESSVVRIEPRNPPPPINFVEWDGLTRIAFVRKNKTLGAVFKHATTMAVLEKNYRVHCSLHNKEIPEDFDIKEKVQEILTKSETEQIRARMMDIDDFMKLLHAFNSEGIHFA from the exons ATGCCTAAAGTTAAAGCTGAAAAGAAGTCGAGAGTGCACAATGAAATTGCGAAGCAAG GTATACAATTTAACAAGGATTTTGGACAgcacatattaaaaaatccaCTCATTATAACTTCAATGCTAGATAAAGCGGGATTAAGGCCTACAGATGTAGCACTTGAGATTGGTCCCGGTACTGGTAACATGACTGTTAAGTTACTTGACAGAGTAAAGAAAGTGGTGGCTTGTGAAATAGATACAAG ATTGGTTGCTGAACTTCAGAAGCGTGTCCAAGGCACTCCTTACCAAGCCAAACTCCAAATCCTTGTGGGCGATGTCCTCAAAACAGAATTACCTTTCTTCGACATCTGTGTAGCCAATGTGCCGTACCAAATCAGTTCTCCTCTAGTATTCAAACTGCTACTGCACAGACCATTCTTCAGGTGTGCAGTTCTCATGTTTCAAAAGGAATTTGCTCAGAGACTAGTAGCTAAACCTGGCGATAAACTGTACTGCAGGCTCTCTATAAACACCCAGTTGTTGGCTAGAGTAGATATGTTGATGAAG GTAGGCAAGAACAACTTTAGGCCACCACCAAAAGTGGAGTCCAGTGTAGTGCGAATAGAACCAAGAAACCCACCCCCACCTATAAATTTTGTGGAGTGGGATGGTTTAACGAGAATAGCATTtgtaaggaaaaataaaacattgggAGCCGTTTTTAAACATGCAACAACTATGGCTGTTTTGGAGAAGAATTATAGGGTGCACTGTTCTCTACATAACAAG GAAATTCCTGAAGATTTTGACATAAAGGAAAAGGTACAAGAAATTCTAACAAAATCAGAAACAGAACAGATCAGGGCAAGAATGATGGACATAGATGACTTCATGAAGTTATTACATGCCTTCAATTCTGAAGGAATACATTTTGCATAA